A part of Haloarchaeobius sp. HME9146 genomic DNA contains:
- the glpB gene encoding glycerol-3-phosphate dehydrogenase subunit GlpB, giving the protein MIEDDVLVVGGGLAGSTAALAAAKTGADVRLVSAKESTMRQASGLADCLGYAGPEGDLLADPFSAIDDLPEDHPYRITGEEAIREGFALFDEVTGDAYAEAEGEDDRNVLVPTTQGTVKPTFRYPTSMEAGLAGDGRATLLVSFESDPDFDAPLAANQLDETIPGDVAGVEISFPVDLRDDVKPTRIAKLLQEDGGVRGDLARAVEPHLEDADAERVGFPAVLGEKPGPVVDSLSKALGVPVFEVPTGPPSLPGMRLRDRMRSALLDAGVAVTTGCPMVDFEAEDGRIDVLEMDRNGAAIPHYPEQVVLATGGLVGGGIDTDRESVREPLFDLHVPHPEDRYDWSAEAAFGDHAFARFGVRIDDDGRPLDESGRAAYENLRAAGSVVGGADFATELSGSGISLATGWLAGTRAGDNL; this is encoded by the coding sequence ATGATCGAAGACGACGTGCTCGTCGTCGGTGGTGGGCTCGCAGGTTCCACAGCAGCCCTCGCCGCAGCCAAGACTGGGGCGGACGTACGCCTCGTCTCCGCGAAGGAGAGCACGATGCGCCAGGCGTCGGGGCTCGCTGACTGTCTCGGATACGCCGGGCCGGAGGGCGACCTGCTGGCCGACCCCTTCTCCGCCATCGACGACCTGCCCGAGGACCACCCCTACCGAATCACCGGCGAGGAGGCCATCCGCGAGGGCTTCGCACTTTTCGACGAGGTGACCGGCGACGCCTACGCAGAAGCGGAGGGAGAAGACGACCGGAACGTCCTCGTGCCGACCACGCAGGGAACGGTCAAACCCACGTTCCGGTACCCGACGAGCATGGAAGCCGGCCTCGCGGGCGATGGGCGCGCCACCCTCCTCGTGAGCTTCGAGTCGGACCCGGACTTCGACGCCCCACTCGCCGCGAACCAGCTGGACGAGACGATTCCCGGCGACGTGGCGGGGGTCGAGATATCCTTCCCGGTCGACCTCCGCGACGACGTGAAACCCACCAGAATCGCCAAGCTCCTGCAGGAGGACGGCGGTGTCCGGGGCGACCTCGCGCGCGCTGTCGAACCCCACCTAGAGGACGCGGACGCCGAGCGCGTCGGCTTCCCGGCAGTCCTCGGCGAGAAGCCCGGGCCGGTCGTCGACTCCCTGTCGAAGGCCCTCGGCGTTCCGGTGTTCGAGGTGCCGACCGGGCCGCCGAGCCTGCCGGGGATGCGCCTGCGCGACCGAATGCGGTCGGCCCTGCTCGACGCGGGCGTGGCCGTCACGACCGGCTGCCCGATGGTCGACTTCGAGGCCGAGGATGGCAGAATCGACGTGCTGGAGATGGACAGGAACGGCGCAGCCATCCCCCACTACCCCGAGCAGGTCGTCCTCGCCACCGGCGGCCTGGTCGGCGGCGGTATCGACACCGACCGCGAATCGGTGCGCGAACCCCTGTTCGACCTGCACGTGCCCCACCCCGAGGACCGGTACGACTGGTCAGCCGAGGCCGCCTTCGGTGACCACGCGTTCGCCCGGTTCGGGGTGCGAATCGACGACGACGGCCGCCCGCTCGACGAATCTGGGAGGGCGGCCTACGAGAACCTCCGCGCGGCCGGCAGCGTCGTCGGCGGGGCGGACTTCGCGACGGAACTCTCAGGCAGCGGCATCTCGCTCGCGACCGGCTGGCTCGCCGGCACGCGGGCAGGAGACAATCTATGA
- a CDS encoding anaerobic glycerol-3-phosphate dehydrogenase subunit C — protein MSTDETTTNSDDEFEPIQVFPEGEADLRPGADSCYKCSTCDTSCPVAEVDDEFPGPKFQGPEQWRLKQKEDTDIDKSVMKCSNCMRCDGACPADVPLSQMHNTARAEYVDEHLDTFSREYVRNKILANYGRLGKLGSMFPRLTNFVMGNSLIQTVNEKLLGITAERDFPEFATETFREWFEKRGGAQVQSEEKRIAYFHGDYANYNTPEVGKALVETFEHFGYEVAVPEQRCSGTPMFANGMLDDAHRAAKFNVETFADLVDDGYDVICSCTSCSMALRQEYPELFDFEDTERVAAHTYDAVEYLRTFEDLEGELGATEDYDGEFDDLAYHAPCHARNQGLDGQAVEVLGNVDGVDAHDVGESCSGISGTYGWKEENYENSMAIGEEMFDHMDEAPAETGLTECPTCAMQMEHGSGYDVRHTLEVVADALGGD, from the coding sequence ATGAGTACTGACGAGACGACTACCAACAGCGACGACGAGTTCGAACCGATACAGGTGTTCCCCGAGGGCGAGGCCGACCTCCGCCCCGGCGCGGACAGCTGCTACAAATGCTCGACCTGCGACACCTCGTGCCCCGTCGCCGAGGTGGACGACGAGTTCCCCGGTCCGAAGTTCCAGGGCCCCGAGCAGTGGCGGCTCAAGCAGAAGGAGGACACAGACATCGACAAGTCGGTGATGAAGTGCTCGAACTGCATGCGCTGTGACGGCGCGTGCCCGGCCGACGTGCCCCTCAGCCAGATGCACAACACGGCCCGCGCCGAGTACGTCGACGAACACTTGGACACCTTCTCGCGGGAGTACGTCCGCAACAAGATCCTCGCGAACTACGGCCGCCTCGGCAAGCTCGGCTCGATGTTCCCGCGTCTCACCAACTTCGTGATGGGGAACTCCCTCATCCAGACGGTCAACGAGAAACTGCTCGGCATCACCGCCGAGCGCGACTTCCCCGAATTCGCGACCGAGACCTTCCGCGAGTGGTTCGAGAAACGTGGTGGTGCGCAGGTCCAGAGCGAAGAGAAACGCATCGCGTACTTCCACGGCGACTACGCGAACTATAACACGCCCGAGGTCGGAAAAGCGCTCGTCGAGACCTTCGAACACTTCGGCTACGAGGTCGCCGTCCCGGAACAGCGCTGTTCTGGCACTCCGATGTTCGCCAACGGGATGCTCGACGACGCCCACCGCGCCGCCAAGTTCAACGTCGAGACCTTCGCCGACCTCGTCGACGACGGCTACGACGTCATCTGCTCGTGCACCTCCTGTTCGATGGCGCTCCGCCAGGAGTACCCCGAACTGTTCGACTTCGAGGACACCGAGCGCGTCGCGGCACACACCTACGACGCCGTCGAGTACCTGCGCACCTTCGAGGACCTCGAAGGCGAACTCGGTGCTACCGAGGACTACGACGGGGAGTTCGACGACCTGGCCTACCACGCCCCCTGTCACGCCCGCAACCAGGGTCTCGACGGGCAGGCCGTCGAAGTCCTCGGGAACGTCGACGGCGTCGACGCACACGACGTCGGCGAGTCCTGCTCCGGCATCTCCGGCACCTACGGCTGGAAGGAGGAGAACTACGAGAACTCGATGGCTATCGGTGAGGAGATGTTCGACCACATGGACGAGGCCCCCGCGGAGACCGGGCTGACCGAGTGTCCGACCTGTGCCATGCAGATGGAACACGGGAGCGGCTACGACGTCCGGCACACGCTGGAGGTCGTCGCGGATGCGCTTGGGGGCGACTGA
- a CDS encoding DUF368 domain-containing protein, whose protein sequence is MRESFAVYLKGFMMGAADTVPGVSGGTIALITGIYERLIEAITAFDPRDLQHVLRVHEESGRAALRELFYRVDAPFLLVLGLGIATAVITLSRVLHAAIQQYPALVAAFFFGLIAASAVVLYQEVDVSTPRRLLVGAAGVIIAAGVTMIPSNALGHSTPVVFVSGAIAVSAMVLPGVSGSFFLVILQQYEYMTGTLKRFVDGLLSLASGGDFGPVAESGVVVVTFCTGMALGLLSMSRIIDWALDNYREATLTFLVSLMVGGLRLPLVDILDEGDLSSGESMAAIVGIALIGGVLVLGVDYVTEDFEYA, encoded by the coding sequence ATGCGTGAGTCATTCGCGGTCTACCTGAAGGGGTTCATGATGGGCGCTGCCGACACCGTCCCCGGTGTCTCTGGCGGCACCATCGCGCTCATCACCGGCATCTACGAACGGCTCATAGAGGCCATCACCGCGTTCGACCCGCGTGACCTCCAACACGTCCTTCGTGTGCACGAGGAGTCGGGTCGGGCCGCCCTCCGCGAGCTCTTCTACCGCGTCGACGCACCGTTTCTGCTCGTCCTCGGCCTCGGTATCGCGACGGCCGTCATCACCCTCTCCCGGGTCCTCCACGCCGCCATCCAGCAGTACCCCGCGCTGGTGGCCGCGTTCTTCTTCGGACTCATCGCGGCCTCTGCGGTCGTCCTCTACCAGGAGGTCGACGTCTCGACACCCCGCCGACTGCTCGTCGGCGCGGCTGGCGTCATCATCGCGGCCGGCGTGACGATGATTCCGTCGAACGCGCTCGGGCACTCGACGCCGGTCGTCTTCGTCTCGGGAGCTATCGCGGTCTCGGCGATGGTCTTGCCGGGCGTCTCTGGGTCGTTCTTCCTCGTCATCCTCCAGCAGTACGAGTACATGACCGGGACGCTGAAACGCTTCGTCGACGGGCTGCTGTCGCTCGCCAGCGGCGGTGACTTCGGCCCCGTCGCCGAGTCGGGCGTGGTGGTCGTCACGTTCTGTACCGGGATGGCGCTCGGCCTGCTCTCGATGTCCCGTATCATCGACTGGGCACTCGACAACTACCGCGAGGCGACGCTGACCTTCCTGGTGAGCCTCATGGTGGGCGGGCTTCGACTCCCGCTCGTGGACATCCTCGACGAGGGCGATCTGAGTTCGGGGGAATCGATGGCTGCCATCGTGGGTATCGCGCTGATCGGTGGCGTGTTGGTCCTCGGGGTCGATTACGTGACCGAGGACTTCGAGTACGCCTGA